From Fibrobacter sp., the proteins below share one genomic window:
- a CDS encoding phosphoglycerate mutase, which translates to MVTFLLIRHGHCPHVGNYLAGRSPGIRLDDEGIREVRSLAGRIRRIHLDEIVSSPLERSVETASVIAEGRGLEIKISDAVNEVDCGEWTGKSFRELEKDPVWISFNRYRSVTRIPGGEMIVEVLSRMSRFMEEKRREGKEVVAIVSHGDPIRAVITHYLGLPVDFKTRFEIHTSSVSVITLDDYGASLKCLNHTGTLNEKGLV; encoded by the coding sequence GTGGTGACTTTCTTATTGATTCGTCATGGCCATTGTCCTCATGTCGGCAATTATCTTGCCGGAAGGTCCCCTGGAATTCGTCTTGACGATGAGGGAATACGGGAGGTGAGATCACTTGCGGGCAGGATAAGAAGGATTCATCTGGATGAGATAGTTTCAAGTCCTCTGGAGAGGTCTGTGGAAACAGCATCTGTTATTGCTGAGGGGAGGGGGCTGGAGATAAAAATCAGCGATGCGGTAAATGAGGTTGACTGTGGTGAGTGGACAGGGAAGAGTTTCAGGGAACTTGAGAAAGATCCTGTGTGGATATCTTTTAACAGATACAGGAGTGTCACAAGGATACCCGGAGGGGAGATGATTGTCGAGGTTTTATCCCGGATGAGCCGGTTTATGGAGGAGAAGCGCAGGGAGGGGAAGGAGGTTGTGGCCATAGTCAGTCATGGTGACCCTATCCGTGCTGTTATTACTCACTACCTGGGGCTGCCTGTGGATTTCAAAACCCGTTTCGAGATCCATACCTCTTCGGTCAGTGTAATTACTCTGGATGATTACGGCGCGAGTTTAAAGTGTCTCAACCACACAGGTACATTGAATGAAAAAGGGCTGGTATGA
- a CDS encoding GNAT family N-acetyltransferase yields MSRIVEIGEDKLEGFRGEWTELFAACKDSTPFQHPEWIIPWWRNFGGSTFKMAAFYDSGVLAGLAPVFIYRAENGIRRACFTGTGISDYLNIMASCGNEKRFAMIFSEYLAEISDQWDECDLQDIPEGSALLLLDFSREFLVDKGKWNVCPYLELPVSPGMFEYCFPKKLRKNIRAVSRELSRSGGFRIEIAEKGQLNLFLSELFRLHEARWASKHQHGVLDGEMLKRFYIESAPGLLESGLLRLYLLRFRDKAIAGYYVLSTGDRAYAYLGGFDPSFSDFSPGALALFHVIKDSLGRGAKIFDFMRGGEAYKYYWGPKEKHNYRIVIRKRKV; encoded by the coding sequence ATGAGCAGAATTGTAGAGATAGGTGAAGACAAACTGGAAGGTTTTAGAGGGGAGTGGACAGAGTTATTTGCGGCATGCAAGGATTCCACTCCCTTTCAGCATCCTGAATGGATAATCCCCTGGTGGAGGAATTTCGGGGGAAGCACTTTTAAGATGGCTGCCTTTTACGATAGTGGTGTCCTGGCCGGGCTGGCTCCGGTTTTTATTTACAGGGCAGAAAACGGGATACGCAGGGCGTGTTTCACAGGAACCGGAATAAGTGATTATCTCAATATCATGGCTTCCTGCGGTAATGAGAAGCGATTTGCGATGATATTCTCTGAGTACCTGGCTGAAATTTCGGATCAGTGGGATGAGTGTGATCTGCAGGATATCCCGGAGGGCAGTGCGCTTCTGTTGCTTGATTTTTCCAGGGAGTTCCTTGTGGATAAGGGGAAATGGAACGTGTGTCCGTATCTGGAGCTGCCTGTGAGTCCCGGGATGTTTGAGTACTGTTTCCCAAAGAAGCTCCGGAAGAATATCCGTGCAGTTTCCAGGGAACTTTCCAGATCCGGCGGGTTTCGTATCGAGATTGCGGAAAAGGGTCAATTGAACCTTTTCCTTTCTGAACTGTTCAGGCTTCACGAAGCGAGATGGGCAAGCAAACACCAGCATGGGGTACTTGATGGTGAGATGCTGAAGAGATTCTATATCGAATCTGCGCCGGGGCTTCTGGAGAGTGGTCTGCTGCGGCTTTACCTGTTAAGATTCAGGGATAAGGCGATTGCAGGATATTATGTGCTTTCCACAGGAGATCGGGCTTATGCATATCTGGGAGGATTTGATCCATCTTTCAGTGATTTCAGCCCTGGAGCACTTGCGCTTTTTCATGTTATAAAAGATTCACTCGGCAGAGGAGCAAAGATATTTGATTTCATGCGCGGAGGGGAAGCGTACAAATACTACTGGGGACCAAAGGAGAAGCATAATTACAGAATCGTAATCAGAAAAAGGAAAGTATAG